A section of the Oryza sativa Japonica Group chromosome 1, ASM3414082v1 genome encodes:
- the LOC4326482 gene encoding 2-oxoglutarate-dependent dioxygenase 11-like isoform X1, with amino-acid sequence MASLPVPSVQAMVAAIGIDHVPPRYLRPTDADEPVASDGGEAEIPVVDFWRLQLGDGDELARLHIACQDWGFFQLVNHNVPEDVVEGMKASIKGFFELPAETKKQVVQEPGQLEGYGQLFVVSEDQKLDWADILYVKTQPLQDRNLRFWPDQPAGFRMALDRYCAAVKITADGLLAAMATNLGVESEVIAERWVGGVQSVRVQYYPPCGQADKVVGISPHSDADLVTILLQANEVDGLQIRRGGAWLPVRPLEGALIVNVGDIRQVFTNGRYKSVEHRVVVDGKKERLSMATFHSPSKNAIVGPLSEMVEHEDDAAYTSMDHDELLKLFFAKKLEGKNFLNPIKKLKNSG; translated from the exons ATGGCGTCTCTCCCGGTGCCAAGCGTGCAGGCCATGGTGGCGGCCATCGGCATCGACCATGTTCCACCCAGATACCTCCGCCCCACGGACGCCGACGAGCCGGTCGCTtctgacggcggcgaggcggagatCCCCGTCGTCGACTTCTGGAGGCTgcagctcggcgacggcgacgagctggCTCGCCTCCACATTGCCTGCCAGGACTGGGGCTTCTTCCAG CTGGTAAACCACAATGTTCCAGAGGATGTGGTGGAGGGGATGAAGGCCAGCATCAAGGGATTCTTCGAGCTGCCTGCGGAGACCAAGAAGCAGGTCGTTCAGGAGCCAGGGCAGCTGGAAGGCTACGGTCAGCTGTTCGTTGTGTCTGAAGATCAGAAGCTCGACTGGGCTGACATCCTCTACGTGAAAACGCAGCCGTTGCAGGACAGGAACCTCAGATTCTGGCCTGACCAACCTGCCGGCTTCAG AATGGCACTGGACAGATACTGCGCGGCTGTGAAGATCACAGCGGATGGCCTTCTGGCTGCCATGGCGACCAACCTGGGAGTGGAGTCGGAGGTGATCGCAGAGAGATGGGTGGGTGGAGTCCAGTCGGTGAGGGTGCAGTACTACCCTCCGTGCGGTCAGGCGGACAAAGTAGTCGGCATCTCTCCTCACTCTGATGCTGATCTGGTGACCATTCTCCTCCAAGCGAACGAGGTGGATGGCCTGCAGATCAGGAGAGGCGGGGCTTGGCTTCCCGTCAGGCCTCTGGAGGGCGCTCTCATCGTCAACGTGGGAGACATTCGTCAG GTCTTCACTAATGGGAGGTACAAGAGCGTCGAGCACCGGGTTGTTGTGGATGGGAAGAAAGAGCGGCTGTCGATGGCGACCTTCCATTCTCCAAGCAAAAACGCCATTGTAGGTCCTCTGAGCGAGATGGTGGAGCATGAAGACGATGCTGCTTATACAAGCATGGACCATGACGAACTTCTGAAGCTCTTCTTCGCCAAGAAGCTGGAGGGGAAGAACTTCTTGAACCCGATAAAGAAGCTGAAGAACAGCGGCTGA
- the LOC4326482 gene encoding 2-oxoglutarate-dependent dioxygenase 11-like isoform X2, whose product MASLPVPSVQAMVAAIGIDHVPPRYLRPTDADEPVASDGGEAEIPVVDFWRLQLGDGDELARLHIACQDWGFFQLVNHNVPEDVVEGMKASIKGFFELPAETKKQVVQEPGQLEGYGQLFVVSEDQKLDWADILYVKTQPLQDRNLRFWPDQPAGFRYCAAVKITADGLLAAMATNLGVESEVIAERWVGGVQSVRVQYYPPCGQADKVVGISPHSDADLVTILLQANEVDGLQIRRGGAWLPVRPLEGALIVNVGDIRQVFTNGRYKSVEHRVVVDGKKERLSMATFHSPSKNAIVGPLSEMVEHEDDAAYTSMDHDELLKLFFAKKLEGKNFLNPIKKLKNSG is encoded by the exons ATGGCGTCTCTCCCGGTGCCAAGCGTGCAGGCCATGGTGGCGGCCATCGGCATCGACCATGTTCCACCCAGATACCTCCGCCCCACGGACGCCGACGAGCCGGTCGCTtctgacggcggcgaggcggagatCCCCGTCGTCGACTTCTGGAGGCTgcagctcggcgacggcgacgagctggCTCGCCTCCACATTGCCTGCCAGGACTGGGGCTTCTTCCAG CTGGTAAACCACAATGTTCCAGAGGATGTGGTGGAGGGGATGAAGGCCAGCATCAAGGGATTCTTCGAGCTGCCTGCGGAGACCAAGAAGCAGGTCGTTCAGGAGCCAGGGCAGCTGGAAGGCTACGGTCAGCTGTTCGTTGTGTCTGAAGATCAGAAGCTCGACTGGGCTGACATCCTCTACGTGAAAACGCAGCCGTTGCAGGACAGGAACCTCAGATTCTGGCCTGACCAACCTGCCGGCTTCAG ATACTGCGCGGCTGTGAAGATCACAGCGGATGGCCTTCTGGCTGCCATGGCGACCAACCTGGGAGTGGAGTCGGAGGTGATCGCAGAGAGATGGGTGGGTGGAGTCCAGTCGGTGAGGGTGCAGTACTACCCTCCGTGCGGTCAGGCGGACAAAGTAGTCGGCATCTCTCCTCACTCTGATGCTGATCTGGTGACCATTCTCCTCCAAGCGAACGAGGTGGATGGCCTGCAGATCAGGAGAGGCGGGGCTTGGCTTCCCGTCAGGCCTCTGGAGGGCGCTCTCATCGTCAACGTGGGAGACATTCGTCAG GTCTTCACTAATGGGAGGTACAAGAGCGTCGAGCACCGGGTTGTTGTGGATGGGAAGAAAGAGCGGCTGTCGATGGCGACCTTCCATTCTCCAAGCAAAAACGCCATTGTAGGTCCTCTGAGCGAGATGGTGGAGCATGAAGACGATGCTGCTTATACAAGCATGGACCATGACGAACTTCTGAAGCTCTTCTTCGCCAAGAAGCTGGAGGGGAAGAACTTCTTGAACCCGATAAAGAAGCTGAAGAACAGCGGCTGA